The sequence AACAATAATTGTCGGTGGTCTTTTAGCAGCTCTTCAAGAGGACATAAGAAAGCTCTTCGCTTATTCAAGTATAAGCCAAATCGGCTACATACTAGTGGGTATAGGAGTGGGCACGGCTTTAAGTATGCAGGCTGCCCTCTTCCACGCTCTAAGCCACGCACTCTTTAAGGGATTGTTCTTCCTCATAGTTGCTACAATTGTCTACCGCACAGGCAAGACGACCTTTGCGGACATGGGAGGATTGGCTGAGAAGATGCCCTTCACCTTTGCAATGGCATTCGTGGCGATTTTAAGCTTAGCCGGAATACCCCCACTTGTTGGGTTCGCGAGCAAGTGGGTGCTCTTTGAAGCAGTTATAAGCCAAAATCTCCCAATACTTGGTGGCATGGTCTTCTTTGGAAGCGCAATAGGTTTCGTTTACCTCATCAGGTTCACATACGCGGTGTGGTTCGGGCAAAGACCAACCGATCTTGACGACACCAAGGACGCCCCGCTACCAATGGCGATAGCGATGGCGATATTGGCATTGTTCAACGTTGTCTTAGGTATAGCTCCGGGATTAGTTGCCAGAGAACTCAACAAAATATTTGGAAAGGAAGTTATCGGCGGAAACCTCTTTGTACTTGATTTAGGCTTTGGAAGATACAACGCATTGGCAATACTCATCTACCTTATAGTAGGTATCATAATCGCTGGAATAATCTACTTCCTTGGGGCAAAGGTCAGGAAGGTTCCGGTCACAGATACCTACCAATCTGCTAACCCCGTTACGATGGAGTACAACCTAACCATAAGGAGGAACTTCTTCCTTCCACTAAAAGAGGCCCTTGCCTTCTGGCTCAGAATAAGCTTCGATAAACTTTATCGGGACATAGGGGCATGGGTTGAGGACTTGGCCGAGGTTTTGAGGAGCTATATTTACAATGGAAGCGCCCAAAGCTACGCGTGGTATCTGGCAATAATCTTGCTAATCCTTGCACTGTGGGGGGTGTGAAGAATGATTGAAACCGCTTTGAAGGCTTTCCTAATTTTAATTTATGCGACCTTTGTAGGGTTCATGTTCATGGGAATAATCAGAATAGTTACGGCAAGAATTCACAGGAGAGTTGGGCCCCCGATTTATCAGCCCATCCTTGATACAATAAAGCTCCTCTCCAAGAAGAGCAATATAACCCACGGTTTGATCTATGACTTCGGCGTAATCTACGCTTTAGGAGCGACAATATTGGCTTTGATGTTCATTCCACTTGGCAGCATTGGAGTCCTTAGAGCCTATGGTGATCTAATCCTCATCACCTTCCTCCTCGAAATCCCAATGCTGGGAATAATGTTTGCAGCAATGAGCTCAGGAAACCCCTATGCAGGTATTGGTGCCCAGAGAGCACTGCTTACCCTTTTAGCAATTCAAGTACCGCTTGGATTTGCCATAGTAGCCTTGGCTGAATTTTACGGAACTTTCAGCACCTACGAAATAGTCATGGCCCAGCAAACAATGGGGTGGAGCATAATCCACCTTCCGCTGTTGCTGGCAGCGATAGCTTACGACATCGTTTTACAGGCAATGTTTGGAAAAGAGCCATTCGACATAATGATTGCCCCAGGTGAGATTTCCCTTGGACCAATGGTGGAGTTCGGCGGCAAGCACATGGGAATACTGCAGATACAGCACGCCATAGCATTATTTGCAGAGACATTATTCTTTGCAAACATATTCCTTGGAGGAGCCGTCGTTACAGCCTTCTCAAGCTCAATACTCAACACAATAGCAAGCTTGGTAATAGTCCTTATTAAACAGGTAGCAGTGCTATTAGTGGCGACCTTCATGGGCGCAATATTCCCGAGGTTCACCATAGACCAGGCTGCAAAGTTCTACTGGAAGTGGCCCACAATTATAGCGGCTCTTGGAGCTATCTTAGCAAGCTTGTGAGGTGGTAGAGATGGTAGATTGGAGGTTGTATGAACCGCTCATCAACTTTGCGAGAAAAAGAAGCATGTGGATTGTTGCATTTTGTACAGGATGTGGGGGTATAGAGATGCCCCCATTAATGACCTCTAGATATGACCTAGAGCGTTTCGGTATGATGCCCAACCCAGCGCCGAGAATGGCCGATCTTTTCCTCATCACCGGTTATGTAACTCCAAAGACCCTCAAGAGGATAATCATAACCTACGAGATGCAGCCCGATCCTAAGTACGTACTCGCCCACGGTTCATGTCCCCTTAACGGCGGCATTTATTGGGACGCTTACAACGCAATAAAGCACCTTGATAAGTACATCCCGGTGGATGTGGCAATAGCCGGTTGTATGCCGAGGCCAGAGGCTGTGATGGACGGAATAGAAAAGATGATGGAATTGATCGAGACGGGCAAAGCCGATGGATGGAAGCGCTATAAGGAAAACTACGAGTACTACAAGAAGAACCAAGACGAGCTCTTTGGCGAGGGCTGGAGAGAGAGAACCGCGAGAAGATGGATACCCTGGCTTATGAACAAGAAGAGAGAAATCGGGGGAGGAGAGCAATGAACCTTGAAAAAGAGCAGGTAATCGTAGATACCATACTTCAAAAAGCACCGTACGCAGAGGGAAAGGTTAGAAGGCAGAGAAGAATAGAGTTCAAGATTCCAGCTGACAGGATAAGGGACTTTCTTACTCTCCTCAAGGAAAACAACTTTGAGTCAATGATGCAGATAACGGCGGTTGATTGGCCAAAAGATGGAGAGATAGAACTCGTTTACCAGATGTGGAGCTACACATATGCAGTTCATGCCTTTGTAAAGACGAGGATTCCAAGGGACGTTGATAAAGCAAAGGTTCCAAGTGTTAGGGACATTTATCCTGTAGCTGAAACCTACGAGAGAGACGCTCATGAATTCTACAAGGTAACCTTTGAAGGTAACGATAAGCTTGAAATGCCATGGATTCTCGAAGATGAGGACAGAGAAGCTGGGGTTTCTCACAGAAAGGACTTTGACATGCTTAGCTATGTCAAGAGGAAGTACAAACTGCTCGATAGGTTTGAAGAGGATAAGGAGAACTATGTGATCTGAGGTGAGAAAGATGGTTTCACAACAAGAGTTAATTAGAGAAGCGAGAGAAAACGGAATGGAGCTTTTACCCCTTGAGAAGGACACTTACGAGTTGTTCTTTGGGCCGCAACACATGGCCACCGAGAACTACAGCCTAATCCTTAAAATGGATGGTCATAGGGTAGTCAAAGCCATAGCTAACCCAGGATTCCTCCATAGAGGTTTTGAAAAGCTTGCCGAATATAGGCCTTGGTATACCAACATAGCCCTCCTCCTTAGAATATGTGTTCCTGAGCCGGATGTGCCGGAGGCAATCTACTCAATGGCCGTTGATGAGCTCATGGGATGGGAGGTTCCAGAGAGAGCTCAGTGGATTAGGACAACAGTCCTCGAGATGGCGAGGGTTAGTGCTTACCTGTTCTGGACTATGGGAATGGCGTTTA comes from Thermococcus litoralis DSM 5473 and encodes:
- a CDS encoding proton-conducting transporter transmembrane domain-containing protein, giving the protein MNELALVIFAPLIAGALAWLIDMKGIREILGVLGAGVSLGYTALLYQKTGEGLSFVLNLGVFKLTFALNTLNWFFLGIGALVGFSAILALVSTGRDSYEWLFALMSLSGVLGVFLANDLMTFFIFWEIMTFASFMMVLHYNRAASLKYFLLSVFGAYAMLIALGMIYAKLGTFDFAQIQQAMYKEAYAAAFGADTVFSKGESALIYLLFLIAFGVKAGMFPLHVWAPDAYSETNQSYTAMFSGVLSKAGVYGLVMLYILMGTRLAIELGGFRSTTKFGYIIAFLGGLTIIVGGLLAALQEDIRKLFAYSSISQIGYILVGIGVGTALSMQAALFHALSHALFKGLFFLIVATIVYRTGKTTFADMGGLAEKMPFTFAMAFVAILSLAGIPPLVGFASKWVLFEAVISQNLPILGGMVFFGSAIGFVYLIRFTYAVWFGQRPTDLDDTKDAPLPMAIAMAILALFNVVLGIAPGLVARELNKIFGKEVIGGNLFVLDLGFGRYNALAILIYLIVGIIIAGIIYFLGAKVRKVPVTDTYQSANPVTMEYNLTIRRNFFLPLKEALAFWLRISFDKLYRDIGAWVEDLAEVLRSYIYNGSAQSYAWYLAIILLILALWGV
- a CDS encoding NADH-quinone oxidoreductase subunit C; translated protein: MNLEKEQVIVDTILQKAPYAEGKVRRQRRIEFKIPADRIRDFLTLLKENNFESMMQITAVDWPKDGEIELVYQMWSYTYAVHAFVKTRIPRDVDKAKVPSVRDIYPVAETYERDAHEFYKVTFEGNDKLEMPWILEDEDREAGVSHRKDFDMLSYVKRKYKLLDRFEEDKENYVI
- a CDS encoding respiratory chain complex I subunit 1 family protein, with amino-acid sequence MIETALKAFLILIYATFVGFMFMGIIRIVTARIHRRVGPPIYQPILDTIKLLSKKSNITHGLIYDFGVIYALGATILALMFIPLGSIGVLRAYGDLILITFLLEIPMLGIMFAAMSSGNPYAGIGAQRALLTLLAIQVPLGFAIVALAEFYGTFSTYEIVMAQQTMGWSIIHLPLLLAAIAYDIVLQAMFGKEPFDIMIAPGEISLGPMVEFGGKHMGILQIQHAIALFAETLFFANIFLGGAVVTAFSSSILNTIASLVIVLIKQVAVLLVATFMGAIFPRFTIDQAAKFYWKWPTIIAALGAILASL
- a CDS encoding NuoB/complex I 20 kDa subunit family protein, yielding MVDWRLYEPLINFARKRSMWIVAFCTGCGGIEMPPLMTSRYDLERFGMMPNPAPRMADLFLITGYVTPKTLKRIIITYEMQPDPKYVLAHGSCPLNGGIYWDAYNAIKHLDKYIPVDVAIAGCMPRPEAVMDGIEKMMELIETGKADGWKRYKENYEYYKKNQDELFGEGWRERTARRWIPWLMNKKREIGGGEQ